One part of the Truepera radiovictrix DSM 17093 genome encodes these proteins:
- a CDS encoding sensor histidine kinase — MRLRRARRGFGVPRRLSLQARLTLLLLSALLLVLVPLGAFTLQEARRASLATLSDALLVRLGFYSAVTPGDLVPLAALANEFGGYGFVYHTEEGADAGAGSGALRFTDTAAHTLPESVRRALEAGATYTGLHGDALFAVVPLEGGAVGLSVQAGAIGTLTQRLLSAYALAALGLFALVGLLGAQLLRLVLAPLNRMAAAIARRSPDNLAPLAVPDLPEVRPIAERLNQLLRELSRALERSAAQERSARRFAAQASHELRTPLAALSGYLEVLQRRPDEPRALAGALREMARMRGLLDALLTLARLEGRARISAPPLELRAFVRERFPHLALAGAAEPVYTRADPELLEVALRNLLRNAERYGAPPVTLSVLSREGRAQLVVEDAGPGFPEALLARVLEPFVYGAAGEGAAGGEGARGTGLGLAIVRAVMAVHGGDVVAENAPHGGARVTLRFSFPSGWGGERFSQGG, encoded by the coding sequence GTGAGGTTGCGTAGAGCGCGCCGCGGCTTCGGGGTGCCGCGCCGCTTAAGTCTGCAGGCGCGGCTGACGCTGCTGCTTTTGAGCGCGCTGCTGCTCGTTCTGGTGCCGCTCGGAGCGTTTACCCTCCAGGAGGCGCGGCGGGCCTCGCTGGCGACCTTAAGTGACGCGCTGCTCGTGCGCCTGGGCTTCTATAGCGCTGTTACCCCCGGCGACCTCGTGCCGCTCGCGGCGCTCGCCAACGAGTTCGGCGGTTACGGCTTTGTCTACCACACCGAGGAGGGGGCCGATGCGGGGGCCGGTAGCGGCGCGCTCCGCTTTACCGACACGGCCGCCCACACGCTCCCCGAGAGCGTGCGCCGGGCGCTCGAGGCGGGCGCGACCTACACGGGGCTCCACGGCGACGCCCTCTTCGCCGTCGTACCGCTTGAAGGCGGTGCGGTCGGTCTCAGCGTACAGGCCGGGGCGATAGGGACGCTTACCCAGCGGCTGCTGAGCGCTTACGCGCTCGCGGCGCTCGGCCTCTTCGCGCTCGTCGGGCTTTTGGGGGCCCAGCTGCTGCGGCTTGTACTCGCCCCCCTCAACCGGATGGCCGCAGCGATCGCCCGGCGCTCGCCCGATAACCTCGCCCCGCTCGCCGTACCCGACCTCCCCGAGGTGCGCCCCATCGCCGAGCGGCTCAACCAGCTGCTGCGCGAGCTGTCGCGCGCGCTCGAGCGTTCGGCGGCGCAGGAGCGCTCGGCGCGGCGCTTCGCCGCGCAGGCGTCGCACGAATTGCGCACGCCCCTAGCGGCCCTAAGCGGCTACCTCGAGGTGTTGCAGCGGCGCCCCGACGAGCCGCGGGCGCTCGCGGGGGCGCTGCGCGAGATGGCGCGGATGCGCGGGCTACTCGACGCGCTCTTGACCCTGGCGCGGCTCGAGGGGCGCGCGCGTATCAGCGCCCCCCCCTTGGAGCTGCGCGCCTTCGTGCGGGAGCGCTTTCCGCACCTGGCGCTCGCCGGGGCTGCAGAGCCGGTCTACACGCGCGCCGACCCCGAGCTCCTTGAGGTCGCCTTGCGCAACCTGCTGCGTAACGCCGAGCGCTACGGCGCGCCACCCGTGACGCTGAGCGTCCTGTCGCGCGAGGGGCGCGCGCAGCTCGTCGTCGAGGATGCGGGCCCCGGGTTTCCGGAGGCGCTTTTGGCGCGGGTGCTCGAGCCCTTCGTCTACGGCGCCGCCGGCGAGGGTGCAGCGGGGGGGGAGGGCGCGCGTGGCACCGGTCTGGGCCTCGCCATCGTGCGCGCGGTGATGGCGGTTCACGGCGGCGACGTCGTGGCCGAGAACGCGCCACACGGGGGGGCGCGCGTCACCCTCCGCTTCAGCTTCCCTTCAGGTTGGGGTGGTGAACGCTTCAGCCAAGGCGGCTAG
- a CDS encoding response regulator transcription factor: MPLPETSPLTPPRPRLLLVEDDPGIRESLELGLGFEGFEVVTAASASEGLRLFAQEAIDVVILDILLPGSDGYRVLEAIRTPHNPKREVAVLFLTALDTIEDRVRGLRLGADDYLVKPFSLAELVARIEALWRRLQRPVTALCAADVRLYPDKREAWRGGVPLELAPKEFALLQVLLEHRARVVSREALMQRLWGERVDPNTLEVHVSSLRRALGDPPMIRTVRGYGYLLDEADLS, encoded by the coding sequence ATGCCTTTACCCGAGACCTCGCCCCTCACGCCCCCGCGCCCCCGGTTGCTCCTCGTCGAAGACGACCCTGGGATTCGCGAGTCGCTCGAGCTCGGGCTCGGTTTTGAAGGGTTCGAGGTCGTGACGGCCGCTTCGGCGAGCGAAGGGTTGCGGCTTTTCGCGCAAGAGGCCATCGACGTGGTGATTTTAGATATCTTGCTCCCCGGTTCCGACGGCTACCGCGTCCTTGAAGCGATCCGCACCCCACACAACCCCAAGCGCGAGGTGGCGGTGCTGTTTTTGACCGCTCTTGACACCATTGAGGACCGCGTGCGGGGGTTGCGCCTCGGCGCCGACGACTACCTCGTCAAACCCTTTTCCTTAGCTGAGCTCGTCGCCCGCATCGAGGCGCTCTGGCGGCGGTTGCAGCGCCCCGTCACGGCGCTATGCGCCGCCGACGTGCGGCTCTACCCCGACAAGCGAGAAGCGTGGCGTGGTGGCGTGCCGCTCGAGCTCGCGCCCAAGGAGTTCGCGCTCTTGCAGGTGCTGCTCGAGCACCGGGCGCGGGTGGTCTCGCGTGAGGCGCTGATGCAGCGCCTCTGGGGGGAGCGGGTCGACCCCAACACGCTCGAGGTGCACGTTTCAAGCCTCCGCCGCGCCCTGGGTGACCCGCCGATGATTCGCACCGTGCGCGGCTACGGCTACCTGCTCGATGAGGCCGACCTTTCGTGA
- a CDS encoding 2-phosphosulfolactate phosphatase gives MRLHTELLSPTPPRDVAVVIDVLRMTTTASNLFARGLSELFVVAELDDARAQAARTGALLLGERGGHPVPGFDGGNSPLERLEVAGRSAVLCTTNGSRAVAAVAPARHVLLGSVVNARATAARALTLAKSGITLVCAGTLGRVSLDDVVGAGCVARELLKLEPSLRTGDATALALSLVEGQRDLGALLRRAEHARHLLTLGYARDVAFAARLNALEAVPERDPKNPLRFTLPER, from the coding sequence GTGCGGCTCCACACCGAGCTCCTTTCGCCGACCCCACCCCGCGACGTCGCGGTGGTGATCGATGTGCTGCGGATGACGACGACCGCGAGCAACCTCTTTGCGCGCGGCCTCAGCGAACTCTTCGTGGTCGCCGAGCTCGACGACGCGCGGGCGCAGGCCGCGCGTACCGGCGCGCTCCTTTTGGGGGAGCGCGGCGGTCACCCCGTCCCCGGCTTCGACGGCGGCAACTCGCCCCTAGAGCGCCTCGAGGTCGCCGGGCGCAGCGCGGTGCTCTGCACCACCAACGGCTCCAGGGCGGTCGCTGCCGTGGCACCGGCGCGGCACGTGCTCTTGGGGAGCGTCGTAAATGCGCGGGCGACGGCGGCGCGGGCGCTGACGCTCGCCAAAAGCGGCATCACCCTGGTGTGCGCCGGGACGCTCGGGCGGGTGTCGCTCGACGACGTCGTCGGCGCGGGGTGCGTCGCGCGCGAGCTGCTCAAGCTCGAGCCCAGCTTGCGCACGGGCGACGCGACCGCCCTCGCGCTCAGCCTCGTCGAGGGGCAGCGCGACCTTGGCGCCCTGCTGCGGCGCGCGGAGCACGCCAGGCACCTGCTGACGCTCGGCTACGCCCGCGACGTCGCCTTTGCCGCCCGCCTCAACGCGCTCGAGGCGGTGCCCGAACGCGACCCCAAAAACCCGCTGCGTTTTACCCTCCCGGAGCGCTAG
- a CDS encoding NUDIX domain-containing protein has translation MDAPPPLFVAAVAVVIRREGTVLAMRRARTKDAGAGLWETLSGRVEAGEDPLETARREVREECGLRVAFEARPLTAYTATRLDHPMIVLVYAADYRCGEVTLSAEHDAYAWLTPEAFAARTPLAKLAAAVRLALSR, from the coding sequence TTGGACGCCCCCCCGCCCCTTTTCGTCGCCGCGGTCGCCGTCGTGATTCGCCGCGAGGGCACGGTGCTCGCCATGCGCCGCGCGCGCACCAAAGACGCCGGGGCGGGGCTCTGGGAGACGCTTTCGGGGCGCGTTGAAGCGGGTGAAGACCCCCTCGAGACAGCCCGACGCGAAGTCCGCGAGGAGTGCGGGCTCAGGGTCGCGTTCGAGGCGCGCCCGCTGACCGCCTACACCGCGACGCGCCTGGATCATCCGATGATCGTCCTTGTCTACGCTGCCGACTACCGCTGCGGCGAGGTCACTCTGAGCGCCGAACACGACGCGTACGCGTGGCTCACGCCGGAGGCGTTCGCCGCGCGCACCCCCCTCGCCAAACTCGCCGCGGCGGTTCGGCTCGCCCTCTCCCGCTAA
- a CDS encoding heavy metal-binding domain-containing protein, with amino-acid sequence MLVTTTPHLEGLRIAAYHGVVSGEAIMGTNIFRDIFAGIRDIVGGRSGAYEKALRKAKAIALREMEEEARRLGANAVISVAIGYENISLRDGSGMLMVCASGTAVTIAY; translated from the coding sequence ATCCTTGTCACCACCACCCCGCACCTAGAGGGCCTTCGCATCGCGGCCTATCACGGGGTCGTGAGCGGCGAAGCGATCATGGGAACGAACATCTTCCGCGACATCTTCGCCGGCATCCGCGACATCGTCGGCGGGCGCAGCGGCGCCTACGAAAAGGCGCTACGCAAAGCCAAAGCGATCGCGCTGCGGGAGATGGAGGAGGAGGCGCGGCGGCTCGGCGCCAACGCGGTGATCAGCGTGGCCATCGGCTACGAAAACATCTCCCTACGCGACGGCAGCGGGATGCTCATGGTGTGCGCGAGCGGCACCGCCGTCACGATCGCTTACTAG
- the aspS gene encoding aspartate--tRNA(Asn) ligase has translation MSTPPTPPAEPLQRHLISDLPEALGQTVTLQGWVYSRRDLGGIRFLLLRDRSGVVQCVFGKTELPLAESCVRVTGRVAESPKAPGGLEVHAEALELITNAAEPPPIEIPKEAWHVNPDTLLEYRHVSLRSPKARAALKVQAELVRAFREVLSAEGFTEIFTPKLVAAGAEGGAALFEVDYYGKRAYLAQSPQLYKQIMVGVFERVFEVAPVYRAELSHTSRHLSEYLSLDVELGFIDSDEDVMALEERLLKAMMRDVAERCAPEFALLGAAAPDLSAPFPRLTLLEARALVRERYGHQTGGKDLDPEAERLVGRWAKEERGSDFVFVTNYPQAARPFYTYPTDDGLTRGFDLLFRGVEITSGGQRVHEYGTLIAQLRARNLDPEAFRGYLEVFKYGMPPHGGFAIGAERLTALLLGIANVRFARAFPRDGSRLHP, from the coding sequence ATGAGCACACCCCCTACCCCACCCGCCGAACCCCTTCAGCGCCACCTCATCAGCGACCTGCCCGAGGCACTAGGGCAGACGGTGACGCTGCAGGGTTGGGTCTACAGCCGCCGCGACCTGGGCGGCATCCGTTTTCTGCTGCTGCGCGACCGGAGCGGCGTGGTGCAGTGCGTCTTCGGCAAAACCGAGCTGCCGCTCGCCGAGTCGTGCGTGCGGGTCACCGGTCGGGTCGCCGAGAGCCCCAAAGCCCCGGGCGGTCTGGAGGTGCACGCCGAGGCGCTCGAGCTCATCACCAACGCGGCCGAACCCCCCCCCATCGAGATCCCCAAAGAGGCGTGGCACGTCAACCCCGACACGCTCTTGGAGTACCGCCACGTCTCCTTGCGGAGCCCCAAGGCGCGCGCGGCGCTCAAGGTGCAAGCGGAGCTCGTGCGCGCTTTTCGGGAGGTGTTGAGCGCGGAGGGCTTTACCGAGATCTTTACGCCCAAGCTCGTCGCCGCCGGCGCAGAAGGGGGCGCGGCCCTTTTCGAGGTCGACTACTACGGCAAGCGCGCCTACTTGGCACAGTCGCCGCAGCTCTACAAACAGATCATGGTCGGCGTGTTCGAACGGGTCTTCGAGGTCGCGCCGGTCTATAGGGCCGAGCTGTCGCACACCTCCAGGCACCTCTCGGAGTACCTGTCGCTCGACGTCGAGTTGGGGTTTATCGACTCCGACGAGGACGTCATGGCGCTCGAGGAGCGCCTGCTCAAGGCCATGATGCGCGACGTCGCCGAGCGCTGCGCGCCGGAGTTCGCGCTGCTGGGGGCCGCGGCGCCGGACCTCAGCGCGCCCTTTCCGCGCCTGACGCTCCTTGAAGCGCGCGCGTTGGTGCGCGAGCGTTACGGCCACCAGACGGGCGGTAAAGACCTCGACCCCGAAGCCGAGCGGCTCGTCGGGCGCTGGGCCAAAGAGGAGCGGGGGTCGGACTTCGTCTTTGTCACCAACTACCCGCAGGCCGCGCGCCCCTTTTACACCTATCCGACCGACGACGGGCTCACCCGCGGCTTCGACCTCCTCTTCCGCGGCGTCGAGATCACCTCGGGGGGGCAGCGCGTCCACGAGTACGGGACGCTCATCGCGCAGCTTCGCGCGCGCAACCTCGACCCGGAGGCGTTTCGCGGCTACCTCGAGGTCTTTAAGTATGGGATGCCCCCCCACGGCGGTTTCGCCATCGGCGCCGAGCGGCTCACCGCGCTCCTTTTGGGTATCGCCAACGTGCGCTTTGCGCGGGCTTTCCCCCGCGACGGCAGCCGCTTGCACCCCTAG
- a CDS encoding thymidine kinase, with amino-acid sequence MLFHPFRGGFLELIVGPMFSGKSEELIRRVTRAFIAKQRVQVFKPALDGRYHAQAVASHNGRTLEALAVSDVEEMRAALSEAVQVVAIDEGQFLSAALVGFACDLAESGKRVMIAGLDLDFRAEPFGPMPELLSRAESVTKLTAVCVRCGAPATRTQRLIGGHPAHYDDPVILVGAAEAYEPRCRACHRVPRAERLTPLFAESR; translated from the coding sequence ATGCTGTTTCACCCTTTCCGCGGAGGTTTTCTCGAGCTCATCGTCGGCCCCATGTTCTCCGGCAAGTCCGAAGAACTCATCCGCCGCGTCACGCGCGCCTTTATCGCCAAGCAGCGGGTGCAGGTATTCAAACCCGCGCTTGACGGGCGCTACCACGCGCAGGCGGTCGCGTCGCACAACGGGCGCACGCTCGAAGCGCTCGCCGTTAGCGACGTGGAGGAGATGCGCGCGGCGCTCTCGGAGGCGGTGCAGGTTGTCGCTATCGACGAGGGGCAGTTTCTCTCGGCGGCGCTCGTCGGTTTTGCCTGCGACCTCGCCGAAAGCGGCAAGCGGGTGATGATCGCCGGGCTCGACCTCGACTTTCGCGCTGAACCCTTTGGACCCATGCCGGAGCTTTTGTCGCGCGCCGAATCGGTCACCAAGCTCACCGCCGTGTGTGTCCGCTGCGGCGCCCCGGCGACCCGCACGCAGCGGCTCATCGGGGGGCATCCGGCGCACTACGATGACCCCGTCATCCTCGTCGGCGCAGCGGAGGCGTACGAGCCGCGCTGCCGCGCCTGTCACCGCGTCCCGCGCGCGGAGCGCCTGACGCCGCTCTTCGCCGAGTCCCGCTAG
- a CDS encoding DUF4397 domain-containing protein, with protein MRKLIQATAASSLLAFAVAQQDPAETAFVRVAHLSPNAPAVNVELGGGGLLGGNDAAADADALSNIEYRDVTDYVAVAAGDYDVVVSTEGGAFQENLNFAAGGYYTIAAMGLVAPGGLDQTAAPDDGGFLGFGGTGDVLGFRLEVLEEDVTTLTALQPADPALQPIDPATGQATDPETGQPVDPVTGQPVDPATGAADPAAQPTQPADPAAQPADPAATTGTVADPALQQLVTVRLVHAAPGVAQVSLVNVGAAADATAGDAAATDDVNVLIGNVPFGDVSNYNDLDPAQTAGLELRIEESPAAAISLADSQLDVNTVYTMFVIGTPLEAEPLEVLLVGTTLQGAQQEPADDQQDQDQQDQQQGQQQDQQDQAGAQDEQDQQGQQDQQDDQDNQGN; from the coding sequence ATGAGAAAGCTTATTCAAGCAACGGCCGCTTCGTCGCTTTTAGCGTTCGCGGTGGCGCAGCAAGACCCCGCCGAGACGGCTTTCGTCCGCGTCGCGCACCTCTCGCCGAACGCGCCGGCAGTTAACGTGGAGCTGGGGGGCGGCGGTCTACTCGGCGGCAACGACGCTGCAGCCGACGCCGACGCGCTCTCGAACATCGAATACCGCGACGTCACGGACTACGTCGCCGTCGCAGCGGGCGACTACGACGTGGTGGTGTCGACGGAAGGGGGCGCGTTCCAAGAAAACCTCAACTTCGCTGCTGGCGGCTACTACACGATCGCGGCGATGGGCCTTGTGGCGCCCGGCGGCCTCGATCAGACCGCGGCGCCCGATGACGGCGGGTTCTTGGGCTTTGGCGGCACGGGTGACGTGCTCGGCTTCCGCCTCGAGGTGCTCGAAGAGGACGTCACGACCCTGACGGCGCTGCAGCCCGCCGACCCCGCCTTGCAACCCATCGATCCCGCGACGGGCCAAGCCACCGACCCCGAAACCGGTCAGCCGGTCGACCCCGTGACGGGACAACCCGTCGACCCCGCGACGGGTGCTGCCGACCCCGCTGCGCAACCCACACAACCCGCTGACCCGGCGGCGCAACCCGCTGACCCCGCCGCGACGACCGGCACGGTCGCCGACCCCGCGCTGCAGCAGCTTGTGACGGTGCGCTTGGTACACGCCGCGCCCGGGGTAGCGCAGGTGTCGCTCGTCAACGTTGGCGCCGCCGCCGACGCGACCGCTGGTGACGCCGCCGCGACGGACGACGTCAACGTGCTGATCGGCAACGTCCCCTTCGGCGACGTGAGCAACTATAACGACCTCGACCCGGCGCAGACCGCGGGTCTCGAGCTCCGCATCGAGGAGTCGCCGGCCGCCGCGATCAGCCTCGCCGACTCGCAGCTCGACGTCAACACCGTCTACACGATGTTCGTTATCGGGACGCCGCTCGAAGCGGAGCCGCTCGAGGTGCTGCTCGTCGGGACGACGCTGCAAGGGGCGCAGCAAGAGCCAGCTGACGACCAGCAGGACCAAGACCAGCAAGACCAGCAGCAGGGTCAGCAACAAGACCAGCAGGATCAAGCTGGCGCGCAAGACGAACAAGATCAGCAGGGTCAGCAAGACCAGCAGGACGACCAGGACAACCAGGGCAACTAA
- the hslV gene encoding ATP-dependent protease subunit HslV encodes MHGTTIVAVHKDGVTAIAGDGQVTLGDTIVKKGATKVRSLMDGRVITGFAGAVSDAFTLLEKFEGYLSTYRGNLMRAAVETVKEWRTDRMLRNLEAMLIVADAEQILTLSGAGDVIAPDEPIAAVGSGGAYAQAAATALLRHSDMSAAEIAETALLIAADIDIYTSGTATVLKVPDTQDTDESDEAVLQGAARSQTATQEDA; translated from the coding sequence ATGCACGGCACTACCATCGTCGCGGTGCATAAAGACGGCGTCACGGCGATTGCCGGCGACGGCCAAGTCACCTTGGGCGACACCATCGTGAAAAAGGGTGCTACCAAGGTACGCAGCCTCATGGACGGGCGCGTCATCACCGGTTTTGCGGGCGCCGTTTCGGACGCGTTCACCCTGCTCGAGAAGTTCGAGGGGTACCTGTCGACGTACCGCGGCAACCTCATGCGCGCGGCGGTCGAGACCGTCAAGGAGTGGCGCACCGACCGGATGCTGCGCAACCTCGAGGCCATGCTCATCGTCGCCGACGCCGAGCAGATCCTCACGCTTTCCGGCGCGGGCGACGTCATCGCCCCCGACGAACCCATCGCCGCCGTCGGTTCGGGGGGCGCCTACGCCCAGGCCGCGGCCACCGCCCTTTTACGCCACAGCGACATGAGCGCCGCCGAGATCGCCGAGACCGCCCTCCTGATCGCCGCCGACATCGACATCTACACGAGCGGTACGGCGACCGTGCTCAAGGTGCCCGACACGCAAGACACCGACGAAAGCGACGAAGCGGTCCTGCAGGGCGCCGCCCGCTCGCAAACCGCCACCCAAGAGGACGCGTGA
- the hslU gene encoding ATP-dependent protease ATPase subunit HslU, giving the protein MLNLTPLEIVEELDKYIIGQHKAKRSVAVALRNHFRRRQLAGEIQREVTPKNILMIGPTGVGKTEIARRLARLARAPFVKVEATKFTETGYVGRDVESMVRDLVQASYVMVQEEQLERVSERAAKNAEEHLLDALLPGGTEEGRAKMRELLEAGKLEDRSIEIEVKDERPQQMMMPGMEEMGLNLQEMMSNLLPKRRVRRKTTVREAREALRGEEAEKLIDHDEVSREAISRAENSGIIFIDEIDKVTGSDNTSGPDVSGEGVQRDLLPIVEGTQVNTRYGQVKTDHVLFIAAGAFTASKPSDLIPELQGRFPIRVELEELSASDFQLILTKPQYSLTKQYTELLKVDGTRLRFDDSGIEAIAEYSARVNADVEDIGARRLHTVLETVLEDVSFATNLGDVVIDRAYVEKKLEDIASDEDLSRYVL; this is encoded by the coding sequence ATGCTCAACCTGACCCCCTTAGAGATCGTCGAGGAGCTCGACAAGTACATCATCGGCCAGCACAAAGCCAAACGCTCGGTAGCGGTGGCGCTGCGCAACCACTTTCGCCGGCGGCAGCTCGCGGGCGAGATCCAACGCGAGGTGACCCCCAAAAACATCCTGATGATCGGCCCCACGGGGGTCGGCAAAACGGAGATCGCGCGGCGCCTCGCGCGGCTCGCTAGAGCGCCCTTTGTCAAGGTCGAGGCGACCAAATTTACCGAAACGGGGTATGTCGGCCGCGACGTCGAATCGATGGTCCGCGACCTCGTGCAGGCGAGCTACGTCATGGTGCAAGAGGAGCAGCTAGAACGCGTCAGCGAGCGCGCCGCCAAAAACGCCGAGGAGCACCTTCTAGACGCCCTCTTGCCGGGCGGCACCGAGGAGGGGCGCGCGAAGATGCGCGAGCTTTTAGAGGCGGGCAAGCTCGAGGACCGCAGCATCGAGATCGAAGTCAAAGACGAGCGCCCGCAGCAGATGATGATGCCCGGTATGGAGGAGATGGGCCTTAACCTCCAGGAGATGATGTCGAACCTTCTGCCCAAACGGCGGGTGCGGCGCAAGACCACCGTGCGCGAGGCGCGCGAGGCGCTCCGCGGCGAGGAGGCGGAAAAGCTCATCGACCACGATGAGGTCTCCCGCGAGGCGATCTCCAGGGCGGAAAACTCGGGGATCATCTTTATCGACGAGATCGACAAGGTCACGGGCAGCGACAACACGAGCGGCCCCGACGTCTCCGGCGAGGGGGTGCAGCGCGACTTGCTGCCCATCGTCGAGGGGACGCAGGTCAACACCCGTTACGGCCAGGTCAAGACCGATCACGTGCTCTTTATCGCCGCGGGCGCCTTTACCGCCTCGAAACCCTCGGACCTCATCCCCGAGCTGCAGGGGCGCTTCCCCATCCGGGTCGAGCTCGAGGAGCTCTCCGCGAGCGACTTCCAGCTGATCTTGACCAAACCCCAGTACTCGCTCACCAAGCAGTACACCGAGCTCCTCAAGGTCGACGGCACGCGGCTGCGCTTCGACGACTCGGGCATCGAGGCCATCGCCGAGTACAGCGCGCGCGTCAACGCCGACGTCGAGGACATCGGCGCGCGGCGGCTCCACACGGTTTTAGAGACCGTCTTGGAGGACGTGTCGTTCGCGACCAACTTAGGCGACGTGGTCATCGACCGCGCCTACGTCGAGAAAAAGCTCGAGGACATCGCCTCGGACGAGGACCTATCGCGCTACGTGCTCTAG
- the typA gene encoding translational GTPase TypA: MDYRNIAIVAHVDHGKTTLVDGMLKQSHIFRDNQLVAERVMDSNDLERERGITILAKNTAVTWRGVKINIVDTPGHADFGGEVERALGMVDGVLLLVDAAEGPMPQTRFVLRKALARGLKPVVVVNKIDRKDARPDEVINLTFDLMVELGASDEQLDFPIVYAVAREGRAWLELDTPGDDLTPLFETILQHIPAAAADTEAPFQLQVTNLDYSDYLGRIAIGRVRRGRVRKGEGVLRLMRGGESVRARVTKLYTHLGLERVEVEEALAGDIVALTGVEEVQIGDTLTHPDAPEALPAVSVDEPTVSVTFSPNTSPLAGKEGKFVTSRHIKERLERELLTNVALRVEELGGESYRVSGRGELHLSILIEQMRREGYEFSVSRPEVIMKELDGVLLEPFEHVVADVPEAAMGSVMESLSSRRGTLVNLTQEAGRARLEFSIPSRALFGYRTHFLSMTQGEGLLNHTFDGYEKSVGGLKTRLNGSLVAMEAGEAFAYAIFKLQDRGVFFIDPGTEVYVGMIVGANARAGDLNVNVTKNKKLTNVRAATADDNITLTPPKKLTLEEALEYIADDELLEVTPKSIRLRKRILDPSLRKREEKVTAGI, encoded by the coding sequence ATGGACTACCGAAACATCGCTATCGTTGCGCACGTCGACCACGGCAAGACCACGCTCGTCGACGGCATGCTTAAGCAGTCGCACATCTTCCGCGACAACCAACTCGTCGCCGAGCGGGTGATGGACTCAAACGACCTAGAGCGCGAACGCGGCATCACCATCTTGGCCAAAAACACCGCCGTCACCTGGCGGGGCGTTAAGATCAACATCGTCGACACACCCGGCCACGCCGACTTCGGCGGCGAGGTCGAGCGGGCGCTGGGAATGGTCGACGGCGTATTGCTGCTCGTCGACGCCGCCGAAGGCCCAATGCCACAGACCCGCTTCGTGCTGCGCAAAGCGCTCGCGCGCGGCCTCAAACCGGTCGTTGTGGTCAACAAGATCGACCGCAAAGACGCGCGGCCCGACGAGGTCATCAATCTGACCTTTGACCTCATGGTCGAGCTCGGCGCTAGCGACGAGCAGCTCGACTTCCCGATCGTCTACGCGGTCGCCCGCGAGGGGCGGGCCTGGCTCGAGCTCGACACCCCCGGCGACGACCTCACACCGCTCTTCGAGACGATTTTGCAGCACATCCCGGCGGCCGCAGCCGACACCGAGGCGCCCTTTCAGCTGCAGGTGACCAACCTCGACTACTCGGACTACCTGGGCCGCATCGCCATCGGACGGGTGCGGCGCGGGCGGGTGCGTAAGGGCGAGGGGGTGCTGCGCCTCATGCGCGGCGGCGAGAGCGTGCGCGCCCGCGTCACCAAGCTCTACACCCACTTGGGGCTCGAGCGCGTCGAGGTTGAGGAGGCGCTCGCGGGCGACATCGTCGCGCTGACCGGTGTCGAAGAGGTGCAGATCGGCGACACCCTGACGCACCCCGACGCACCCGAAGCGCTCCCCGCCGTCTCGGTCGACGAACCCACGGTCTCAGTCACCTTTAGCCCCAACACGAGCCCACTCGCCGGCAAAGAGGGGAAGTTCGTCACCAGCCGCCACATCAAAGAGCGCCTCGAGCGCGAGCTGCTGACCAACGTCGCGTTGCGCGTCGAGGAGCTCGGCGGCGAGAGCTACCGGGTCTCCGGGCGCGGCGAGCTGCACCTAAGCATCCTCATCGAACAGATGCGCCGCGAGGGGTACGAGTTTTCGGTGTCGCGCCCCGAAGTGATCATGAAAGAGCTTGACGGCGTGCTGCTGGAGCCCTTTGAGCACGTCGTCGCCGACGTTCCCGAAGCGGCCATGGGGAGCGTGATGGAGTCGCTCTCGAGCCGCCGCGGCACGCTCGTAAACCTCACCCAGGAGGCGGGTCGGGCGCGGCTCGAGTTCTCGATCCCTAGCCGCGCGCTGTTTGGTTACCGCACGCACTTTTTGTCGATGACCCAGGGCGAAGGGCTTTTAAACCACACCTTTGACGGCTATGAAAAGAGCGTGGGCGGCCTTAAAACGCGCCTGAACGGGTCTTTGGTGGCGATGGAGGCGGGCGAGGCGTTTGCCTACGCGATCTTTAAGCTCCAAGACCGCGGGGTCTTCTTTATCGACCCCGGCACCGAGGTGTACGTCGGGATGATCGTCGGGGCGAACGCGCGCGCAGGGGACCTCAACGTCAACGTCACGAAGAACAAAAAGCTCACCAACGTGCGCGCGGCGACCGCCGACGACAACATCACCCTGACGCCGCCCAAAAAGCTCACCCTCGAGGAGGCCCTGGAGTACATCGCCGACGACGAGCTCTTAGAGGTCACCCCGAAGAGCATCCGGCTCCGCAAACGCATCCTCGACCCCAGCTTGCGTAAGCGTGAGGAGAAGGTCACCGCGGGTATTTAG